From a region of the Acanthochromis polyacanthus isolate Apoly-LR-REF ecotype Palm Island chromosome 3, KAUST_Apoly_ChrSc, whole genome shotgun sequence genome:
- the dtd1 gene encoding D-aminoacyl-tRNA deacylase 1, producing the protein MKAIVQRVTKASVTVGEEQISSIGRGLCVLLGISVEDTQKDADYIVRKILNLRLFEDENGRAWTKSVMDRDFEVLCVSQFTLHCVLKGNKPDFHLAMPAELSQPFYNSILENMRSTYKPELIKDGKFGAKMQVNIQNDGPVTIELTSPTGPTDPKQLSKQEKQQQRKEKTRSKGPSDSSRDKGALRSRQDPNASSGAEGDVSSEREP; encoded by the exons atgAAAGCCATCGTTCAGAGGGTCACCAAGGCCAGCGTGACAG tggGAGAGGAGCAGATCAGTTCCATAGGACGTGGACTGTGTGTGCTCCTCGGGATTTCAGTGGAGGACACCCAGAAGGATGCTGACTACAT AGTACGTAAGATCCTGAACCTGCGGCTGTTTGAGGACGAGAACGGCCGAGCGTGGACCAAAAGTGTCATGGACCGGGACTTTGAGGTTCTGTGTGTGAGCCAGTTCACTCTGCACTGCGTCCTGAAGGGCAACAAGCCGGACTTCCACCTGGCCATGCCTGCAGAACTCTCCCAGCCCTTCTACAACAGCATCCTGGAGAACATGAGGAGCACCTACAAGCCAGAGCTCATCAAGG ATGGGAAGTTCGGCGCCAAAATGCAGGTCAACATTCAGAATGATGGGCCTGTTACTATTGAGCTCACATCTCCGACTGGTCCCACAGACCCCAAACAG CTGTCAAAgcaggagaagcagcagcagaggaaggagaagacgCGCTCCAAGGGCCCGTCAGACTCGAGCAGGGATAAAGGCGCCCTACGATCCCGTCAGGACCCCAACGCCAGCAGTGGAGCGGAGGGTGACGTGTCATCGGAGAGGGAGCCTTAG